The Hippoglossus stenolepis isolate QCI-W04-F060 chromosome 1, HSTE1.2, whole genome shotgun sequence DNA segment ATTGtgaaagcaaaagcaaaaaaggATGAGAAATTGATTTTTGGCCCTAAACTATTCATTCCTTTCAAaccaacagcagcacagaactCTGAAAAATAGGCTGTTATATTGTAATTGTGAGTGTCATATTGTTCGATGTGAAGCTTTTTAtgtgtattgaaaagtgctatacacataaagttatcattattattgttgagTTGGGAAGATTTATGCTCTTTAAAATTTCAGTTTATACtgacatttcaatattttaaaaaaggtgcaaaaaaagtctgaaaagtaTAAATTTTATCTGCCAAGGTCGTCTGGGTTTCGTTTGcttctttgtttgttagttagcaggattccgaaaaaaacaacataaccgCTTCCTGTGAGATTTTGCTGTTGGGTGAGACCCGAGAAAGAATTAGTTAAACTTCGGTGAGCATCTGGATCAGGGAGCAGATCTTTGAGTTaattttcacaacatttttgttgatttgtcacagaataataatctgaaaatcaggcatattcaggggacggatatttatgagtgtgtgcaatatgcttgattgaattcaaaggacctttgggccttggcagaggtttgagGTCTACAGCGTTAGACAGTTAAATAGATTCATTGTGAAATGTTTGGATAAGTTTTGTAGGtctgtatttttctctttcaaatcaAGTCTCTGCATCAGGTGCACGTGAAGCAATAACACCCTAAAACAAAGCCGGCACAGTTTATCAGAACACTGATGAgtctcttgttttcttccacaGAATCTCTGCTGGATGTAAGATGGACACTGATGTCTGACCCGTTGTGGCCTCCCAGTGCACGAGGGCTTCACTACCACACAGACTGGATTGAGCTGCTTGTAAAAACTATGTAAAACAGCTGTGACATGCTCACATCTTCCTGGCAGCTCATCCCAACCCAACACTTACTCTCCCATTTTTAACGGACTTCAGTTTTTCAGCGAGTGAACAGGAGCCCTGATGTTGTATCACCTCACCTGCGTTCAGGAAACCAGAGTGGAGTCATTAGAACGCCTCATCAGGAACCCCACACAGTCAGGACcgtagtgtgtgcgtgtggattTATGTTTCTATGTAGTGCATGTGTGCGAGAGCGGTGCAGCCTTGGATCCATCGTGGAACCACAGTCCGCCCGGGCGCCCAGCCTTCGGGCCGGAGACGCTCCAGACCAGCAACTACTCTCTGGTGCTGCTGATTCAGCTCAGCCTGCTCTCCTTCGACCTGTTTGTCAACTCGTTCAGTGAACTGCTGAGGACTGAACCGGCCGTGCAGCTGGTGCTTTTCATGTAAGTTTACAGACAAGCATCATCGTTGGCtccaaacaaactaaaaaatccTCTGCTTTGGAAGCTGCAATGACATGAAATGATATTTTCCTCCTCTCAAAGTTTGaatttccttctcttctctccttcttgtGCTTCTCTTTGACAGAATCCAGGACATCTCCATCCTGTTCAACGTGATCATCATTCTGCTGATGCTGTTTAACACCTTCGTGTTCCAGGTCGGCCTGGTCGCCATATTGCTAGAGCGGTTTAGAATGCTGCTAATGCTCTCTGCTCTCTACCTGACCTTGAGCATCATACTCCACTCCTGGCTTATGGTACGTAACAGCACAGGAGAGTAGTTACCAGTGTTGTCAGGTGACTTAACAGATGAAAAGTTGTCCAGTTCCCAAACACTTTGGTTTCATAAATGAGAAGAAGAATATCTAGTATAATAattttcattctctctgtcttttaagTAAAGTGACATTCCCTGTTTTCTATCATCTTTTCAGAATCTGCGTTGGCTGAATACCAACAGATTTGTGTGGACAGACGGTCTTCAGGTTCTGTTTGTGTTCCAAAGAACAGGTGAGATGATAagttaaatgtcaaatgtatttatgttcACTACAACTTTTCCTTAagcatgttttttctgtcaaaaaGTAAAGAAAGGAGGTATACAGTACATTAGTTAATATTCTTTAAAACACCAAGTGAAGCACATAGTACTGTACtgatcatataaaatatattttgaattgGACACATGCTCAGTTTACGGGACTTTTTAATGACATATTCAAATTCagctgatgttttgttttctttcggctgaatttattaaaataaaataaaataaatgttggttttCCCTTTACCTTTAACGGGCTAATGTCACCCTGTTAACTTAATGAGTCTCCTCCTTATTCTCTGAAGGAGGAGACTGATCTCGTCCTCACAGTTTTATCGTTTCCGTCTGTCCTCAGGCTCCAGACAGTGATCACACAAAATGATGTGGGTGTGATTTTCATACACATATAAGCTCCTAAGTGGATAAAGGGATTTATTGTCTCGCTGTTGTTCTCTGCAGGTGAAGCTGTATGAGAACTTACTGCAGCCttgttctctgtgtctgtgtgtttactgtgttagCACCCACCCAGCCAGACAGTTAGTGGGTGATGCAGTGTTGCGTCACCCACTTCACCAAATCTCTCTAATCATCACGTAAAGATAAGACACGGTGAAGTCTGCTGACCTCAACTGTTCTTTCATGATCCTGAAGACGTAAATGCTGGAGGGGATTTACAATGTCTGATTGTCTGTGTACAGTCACGTATTGTAGCTACCTCAAGTAAACTTTATCATTGTGAACAGTCATAATAAACAGTAGGAACTTGGACTCGAAGggtgaaatatgcaaaaaacaaaaaatacgaTCGATGCCACAGCAAACATGTTGTTAATACACATTAC contains these protein-coding regions:
- the LOC118105467 gene encoding transmembrane protein 138, which translates into the protein MLFNTFVFQVGLVAILLERFRMLLMLSALYLTLSIILHSWLMNLRWLNTNRFVWTDGLQVLFVFQRTASVLYYYFYKRTAEYLGDPRLYEDSAWLRDVFAQVRQ